CGCACTCACGTATGGCAAACCGACATCGCTGAAGAAAGCACGAATAAGCGCGTCGCCATCAGCCGCATGACTATCGCAATAATCGATCACGGAACTCTTTCTACCCAGAAAGAACGCGTCATTTTGGATAAGAATTAGCGCTTTCAGCGTCTTAGCACCCCGCAATTACAGGAATCGCCCAATCCTAATCGCCTCGACTCCATCAGCGCAGCGGGCTAATTCCTCTAGCGAATATCTTGCTTGAGCGCGGATGAGTTCAGAGCTGTCCTGCTGCATTAGGATTGAAAGCAGCTTAGCCGCTGGAAAATACTTAGTATTGCTTGCCACGCTGCAAGCGTTTCTCACAAGGCGCTCGCGGCGCGCGCGCATGAATGGCGTATCTTTAAAAGTTTGCTTAAACTCCCCGTCACTAGAAATGCCGAGAATAGACTGAAGACTTAAATACTTGCAGGGCTTAGAATCTAAGAACGAATCGCATCGCTGAAGCTCGTCGCTTTTTGCATTAAAAGGACAAACCTCTTGACACATATCGCAACCAAAGATCCAATCCCCAATGCTGCTAGACTCTTGGGGCGAAAAAGGCGTCTTCTTTTCTATCGTGAGATAAGATATGCAGCGACGAGCATCGATAACACCTGGCGAAACTATTGCCTCTGTCGGACAAGCCTCGATACAACCCGTGCATTTCGAACAATTCTCCCCAGCCAAACAACTTTTTTCGACCTTTGGTTCTAAACGCCTTCCTCCGCGCCACAAGTTGGGATTTTCCTCCCAATCACTAACACTGACATCCCAAAGTATCTCCGCAATAAAAAAATAAGACCCCAGCCCTGGACGAATGAGCATGGCATTCTTTCCTACAAACCCAAGGCCACTTCGAGCACCTAATGCGCGCTCTAAAAGCGGCACGGCATCAGAAAATGCGCGCCACTTAATCATCCCCCTTACATCCCCAATCTCTACTTCTAGGTCAGCGATAAAGCTTTCTAACAAACTCCTACAAACAATGTGGTAGTCTTTTCCCCAGGCATAGCGAGAAACCCGCCCATAACCCCATTTCGGCAAAAAGTGCAAAGCTTTTTGTCCAGAATAGGGGATGGCAAGAACAACGACAAATCTTACTTCTGGAAGGAAGTTACGCAAATCGATAAATATATCGACACGGCGCTCCATGTATTTCATCTCGCCACAGTAATTGCGATCTTGCCAATCTCGCAGATTAGAAGACTGTGTCTGTAAAAC
This window of the Deltaproteobacteria bacterium genome carries:
- a CDS encoding thioesterase, with product RTHVWQTDIAEESTNKRVAISRMTIAIIDHGTLSTQKERVILDKN
- a CDS encoding DUF1730 domain-containing protein, with translation MKISLKNLSAIAGRHGFVVCSALPLEVASQVLQTQSSNLRDWQDRNYCGEMKYMERRVDIFIDLRNFLPEVRFVVVLAIPYSGQKALHFLPKWGYGRVSRYAWGKDYHIVCRSLLESFIADLEVEIGDVRGMIKWRAFSDAVPLLERALGARSGLGFVGKNAMLIRPGLGSYFFIAEILWDVSVSDWEENPNLWRGGRRLEPKVEKSCLAGENCSKCTGCIEACPTEAIVSPGVIDARRCISYLTIEKKTPFSPQESSSIGDWIFGCDMCQEVCPFNAKSDELQRCDSFLDSKPCKYLSLQSILGISSDGEFKQTFKDTPFMRARRERLVRNACSVASNTKYFPAAKLLSILMQQDSSELIRAQARYSLEELARCADGVEAIRIGRFL